Genomic segment of Notolabrus celidotus isolate fNotCel1 chromosome 1, fNotCel1.pri, whole genome shotgun sequence:
TAGCAAACAGTGCACACCTGTGCACTTGCAACACGTTGAACACAATGGATGTCTGAGTCAGCGAGTGGAAACAAATGGAGAGGAGAGGCTGAGAGTTGGTTTGTGTCCTTGCTTCATTCCCCTGACACTTCTAAACCCATGACTGTATTGAAGTTGGTGGAGGTTTCTTTCCTGTACTTGGTGTCCTTTGTTTGATTATTTGggtaaagttatgtttttgtgcATGTACAGCACACCTTTATGTTACTTGACTTGTACTTGGGCTAAAATAGGTGTGCATTCATTGCATTTTAGAGCACTACTGCCGTCACAACACTCAAAGCTGACTTGCTCAATGTGGATCCTGCTAAAAAATCACAGttagcagctgcagcagcaaaaaAGGAAGAAGCCAAACCAACACAATCAAAAGTAGACCATCCCGAAACCTACATGGGTTGAGGCTGACTGatactttcttcttctgtatttCTTTGTCTGTAAAACATTTATATGTTGCATGTAATGTTTTCATGGTGTTCTGATTGAATAGATCTTTAATGTGCAGCCAGGACTTAGTGAGATTTTTCATCAGTTTCAGACTTTGTTGGACTTTCTTCAAGTTTAAGAATATTATCAGGTGTAGGTTTTGAATCATTCCTGTGTTTATATCTTCATGGAAACGGCTGGTTCGGTTTGGTGTGTCAATTTGTAAACAATCGTAATCACACTGAGGATGTCCATGAGGTCCTTGTTGTGGAGGTCTATGCActgattctgtttctgtgttgcaGGTGCAGGTGGAGGTTCCTCCTAAAGCGGCAGCAGGAGCCAAACAGGTACAGTCGTATTTCACAGCATGAGTTAGCTTTGACTAGCATGTAGCTCGCTCTTGTGTGCTGACTTGTATTGCATGTGCAGGCACCTGCAGTGGATCCATTCGATGCCCTTGCCAGCATACTTCCATCAGCTGATGCTGTTGTCCGCCCAGAGCCTGTTTACACAGGGCCAGAGGTCAAAGAGGTACAGCACTAACATTTGTACACGTGTGTAGACTCAGCTGGTAATGATTGCATGGAGCTGTTTTCAGTGACTGTGTATTGCATGTGTCACAGCATGAAGCCATCTCTGAGAAGGGTCAGAAgttgggagagagagatgatacgCTGCCTCCAGGGTACAGGTTCGAAGATATGGTCAGTTTCACTCAGCATTCTCCTCTTCATCGCTCCCTCTGGTTGACTTAGCAGCTTTGCTTTGCCGGAGTGTTTATGCCACCACCTTTTTACTGTGAAATTTACAGTCAGGTCTGTGGGTTATCTACATTCATGTGGAAGTCATAAGGTGTTTCTTTAATTGAAAAACAAGTCTTTATGTACCACTTAAAGTACATCaactgcatgtttttataaCAAGTGAAACGGGTCATTAGCAGTAcaccaaaaaagaaacaagagatGGAATCAAAAGCTTGGTGAATTCTAAATTGTGGCCCTAAAGGTCAACTACATAAACATTTTATGACCACAAAAAGACACTTCACTATAGGCAAACTTATTTCATCAAATGGACACATTTTCACAAAACATAGTAACATTTCAAAAAATTGCTTACGCTTagaacatttcacaaaacataaGAATATTTCATGAAAGGCAAAAATATTTCACTACCAAATatttatgaaacaaaaaaaaatatcactaAGTGGAAATATGCTtaatgtaaatacattttataaaaaaaacatctctctaaattagggatgtcaacgattaattgattgttaagaacttactcgaacacatttctttgtttcgattttctatcacgtggaacaaacattaTGTGATCTTATATTTTGTTCTGCTATCAGGGagttgttttaagtttaaagcatgtttcgatgtgaatcacatgactaaaggtgttgtgcacatcggagacgctcagctgggggctgcagcttaGTGACAGATCTCCACGagcctttttttctccgctgccggactgattatgacccggttgtgctcccggctgacacctgactgcgttcatatgcttatttttctcaataagaacgagtagacagaaaactggacactgtgggtctaaaatatttttctgttcagttcccttggtgaagtctgagccttcacttttgcGGAGATTGTGAGCCAGCTCCACATGtggatattcagcatgtttaacattttgaacacctcaatacgaacCGTAGCCATTCAATACTGTCAATTATGtagtgtcgtgaaggaaaactGATTCAGGGGAAGAAACGCATTTGGCAGTTtttgacagagaaaaaaaaaatccttttttaaaaaataattaatcgataatttacttttaacattttaaaagatcaatcacagaaaatacttgaaatttacatccatACTCTGTATACAAATTAATTCCATTAATATTTTTCCACTTGTGAAATGTTCTTggattatttaatattttttgcgTGATAAGATAGTTTTAAGTTTTGGTGAAATGTTTGTGCATTTGACCTCCAGGGCCACCGTATATCACTCATCTAGAAGACTTATTTGAGATAGGGTTGCTTTAGATCTAGAGTTAAGTTTGGCAGCTTTAGGGTTCTTTGAGTCAGCCCAACAGATGGATATCCCAACAGCTGGATAGAACCAAACTGGTATTCATTTGTAATCTGGGGTGACTCAGCCCCTaaggcttttcttttttttttgacttcCTGAAGTACTAcagcttgtttctttttttttctaaaataagtctgtttgtttttctagcCTCCAGCCCCTGCAGATTATAAACCCAAGGATATCCCGGTAAGTGAATTACTCTGCTTATATTTTCATACTGATAAGATTCAAAGACAGACTCGAAACTTTACTGCTCTTTGGATCTTCTATCCACTTTGTACAAACACATGAGCACACTCGTATTTCACACAAACATTCAGGAAGAAGTGTTTTTACTTTATGATCAGCTGGTTCCTCTAGAGTGGGGAATGTTGCATTACACTGGTGGGTGTTGTCTCAGTAAACAGCACAGAGTCcaccttctctcttttttttttttgagcttGAAGGCTCGCATCCGACCAAACCCAAACGATCACATAAAGCTTGTTTGAGTGACTACATAGATACACATGCTGTAGCATAAGACTCTTTGATATCCACCCATTTGTAGGTTACTATTTACTCACCATCAACACACCCACATTTGCATCATAGTCGACTCCCACTTTGTCATCTTGTCTTGCAAGAAGCTCTTGTTCTGTGTCTCACGATCACTTTCCACCCAGATACTTTGCCTCCTgtgtgagttttgagttttacCATGTTTTTGCTAAAGCTAAGTAGTTAGAGGTTTGGAAATGTGTATTTGAAGAGtgtttatttgtaactttttgtcTCCATGGAATGTGAAGGGAGTGTCTGTACTTTAGTTCCTCTGTTGGTACAAGCTGTCTGGTTTGCATTATTATGctcttttgtttgcttttatcttGGGGGGATATGCCCTCTAGTGGAGGATCATGTTGCTGCCACAGGAAATTTTATGAAGTTCAGTTTGTTATGAACTTTTAAAGGTGTGATTGTGTCTTGATGTTGTGTTGTTGCCTGGTGATGATGCCTCCTGTCTTCTCCCCTCCAGAAACCTATGAGCACAGACCAGGCCCTGGATTCTCTTTCATCAGGATTCATGTCTTCATCTGTTCCAGCTGCACCCAAGAAGCAAGAGGTCAGAGTCTTCAAGCATGTAGCACTCAGCTGCGAGTCCATCCTCCGCCTGACAAAAGTCAATTTTAAGCTCTTTCATTTCGGCGTCTCTGTTGCAGGCAGAATGAATGGACAGTTCAAATCTTGTATGAAAATTGAAGGCATcaaatttgaaacattttactcTAACAACGCCTCtacttgtgttttcttcatgaaatatTTAGAGAAAGGATCCCACTGAGTGTATCAGCGCTGCCTCTGCTGGCCCGGCTAACTTTGCACCAGCTCCTGTGAAGGTAGTAAAAACCTTTTTAAGACTTTGCACTATAATGAAAAGAGGTGAAAGcgtgttttcttatgttttgtttctgttacagAAACCTCAAACCCCTGCAGCTGCTCCCTCTACTgataaaaaaatgcagaaaggcTCCCATGATTTCTCTCTGGACGCTGGACTTCCATCGGTACAACACTTACTCGTCTTTGTCTCTTCTCTTGCCTGGTCAGATCTTTGTCTCAAGAGTTAAAGGAGCACTTTGCAGAAAAATTATGAGGctgatttattgtattttttgaagAGCAATGTTTAACAACTGAAAAGCTGAAAGTTTTCTCTGTTGCATGTTGTAGGCACAGGCTCCTACTGTGGCTGTGTGTAAGTTTCCTCCTCCTGATAAAAAACCCAAGATGGAAGGAATCTCTCGtgatctctcctctcctcagtccACTCCTATGTCTCTGGATGCTCTCAGTGCTCTTGTAGACACACTGCCAGCTGACGCACCCAAACCTAAACTCCCAGAACTAAGACCAGAGGACATCGTCTCGGTAGGAGCACAATCAGTCATATTGTCTCCATACATTCCCTccactcttaaaaaaaaatccgtgaCAGGAATTACTTCCATTTTTTAGGAGGACAAACACAAGAAGGAGAAGGGTGTGTTTGTAGGAGAGAAGGACAGCTCAATTCATCCAGACTACCGGTTCAACaaagaggaacttgaaaaactgCCTGCACCAAAACCTGAGGTGAGACAAATTTACTCACTCTTCAAATTATACTGAAGCTTTAACCAATTCTATATATTAGTGATCTAAACACTTACATTGCATGATAATGATTGATCATACCTCTCTTTCGCCCTTCTGCAGCCCAGTATGAACACCTTTGAGGCTCTGGATATTCTATCTGGAGACTTTGTGGACACCTCCACTGCTCCTGCAGTTAAAGCTCCTCCCACACAGGTACTTTGTAGATCTGAGACCTTTTTTTATGGATAATAaggtaaaattaaaattaaaacaaagatacaCTCTGGAATATACAACCTCTTCATCTGTcgcctctgtttgtgtttgtagaaagcctctgctgctgctgtttctgtgaGTCCTGCTGATAAAAAAGCCAAGACGGAGGTAGTGGCTGATGATTTCTCTCTGGATGCGGGACTTACTGCCTCTACAGCAATGGTACGGCAAGCCCGGACACCACTGTAACTGTTTTATTAGCATACAACAATACATTTCATCCAAGTGATCGAAACAGAGGAAAAGAGTCTCCACTTAGGTGACCTGATAGTTGTATTTTGCTGTACCACACCACTTATTTTCTGGGTCAGATTTTTCATTGAAACATGCACACCTAATACAGAGACTTTGACAGCATGCAGACTTTGCCAGAAACACTTATAGGTTGCATGAGTGTTCAGTCACATAAATACTACATTAAGGCTGAACTTCTGCATAGTGACTCAGCTCAGCTGAATGCTCTAATCAGCATGCTAACATCCTCACAACGACACTGCTAAcactgtgatgtttttttaaataaccagGTGCAATTTTATTCGTGCAATAACatacttatctatttatcagatagaagtgtacatagtgtgtatatatctgtaatagttgccatattttattttattttgttctattttacctttatcattgctcttattattgttattatattttttaactatgttagtacattgttgttttcccctgtcctgtgttgtaagctgtggtaacaaaagaatttcccccaatagggggaccaataaagtatatcttatcttatcttaccttatcttaaCATGCTGATAATTAGCAGGCATGATTTTAATCAGACACAGGCATACCCAAAAAAGAGTCATTCAATAACTAAAACTAACAATAATTTCAATACGAACCAATAGGAATCTGAAAAAGTCAGAAAATGTATATACGCTggtattttacatttattttagatTCTGGCCACCTTTCACTCAAGTAATATAAAGTTTTTTTGTCTACTGTTTTGTGTAGAAAGTTGAATCCAGTGCAGTCCCTCCTAAAGCTGTGTGTCCTCCTGCTCCTACTGATAAGAAACTAGCAGGCAAAACTGCTGCTCAAAAGGATGCCACTGATGGGAAACTAAAGACTGATAAAGTAAGTAGTATACAGAAGCTTTGTTTCTTCTGCTATTTTTTCCCCATTTCATTTCCAGTTCTGTGAGCTGTCTAATTTTAatatctcttcctctcctcagacCGCTCCTATGCCTATGGATGCTCTCAGTGCTCTTGTAGACACATTACCAGCCGACGCACCCAAACCTAAACTCCCCGAGCTCAGACCTGAAGACATTGTCTCAGTAAGAGCAAAAACCCTTTATGGCTTTGTCCACAGATTTTCTTTGCAGAAAATCTCATGTGACTGGCATATCGTTGACTCCGTGTTTCAGCTTCTCACACCATCATTTacaccttttgttctttaataGGAGGACAAACACAAGAAGGAGAAGGGTGTACTTGTAGGAGAGCGCGATGACACAATTCACCCAGACTACAGATTCAATAAAGATGAACTTGAAAAACTGCCTGCTCCAAAATCTGAGGTAAGacttgagggggaaaaaatcccACTCTTTGAAACACACTTGTGTCCATGACTCCTACACATTCTTCTATGATATACACCTGACACTAACTTCTTTTTCGTCATTCTGCAGCCCACCATGGGCACCGGTGATGCTCTGGACATTTTGTCTGGAGACTTTGTGACCTGCTCAGCAGCTCCTGCTGTCCAGGTACAATACTGATTTGTCCCTGATTTCTTAAGTCTTAAAAATCTTGGCTGAGAAATATAACATTTTGTACTGGATCTTTTTATTTGGTGAAATTTGTGCTTCACATAACACCTTTGGTATTGAAACTTTACCTTTGGGGTTAAAGTTGTGATGTAGTTTGTTAAACCTACACAAAACTAAAGCTAAGAAGAAATTTGTTGTGGCTTTATATATCTGTGAGCAGTGTAAACCGATCTACACTGAGACATGCATACAGTTTAGTTCTATTTCCTTCTCTGTCCTGTAGAGGCCCATGGATGACATAGCAGGCCCTGCTGCATGCTATGCTGCTGAACCAGCACCAATGGCACCTCCTGTAGGGCCCTTCCAGGTAACACCGAAATATAAGCTACTTCAAAAATATCCTTCTTAAAAAACACATAGTTACTATTTCCCTACCAGCACATTTCAAGCTGactaataataatcatagtaatacattttatttgttatgcACTGTACTTTCAGAAACCAATCTGTACTTTCAGAAAtcaatctcaaagtgctacctttatattttgttattttaatttacacAAAATTAAAGCAAAGAAGCATCATGTGGTTTCACTGAGTCAGGCAACTTTTCCATGTATTTTACATCCGGTATGCAAGGCTAAGCTAACTTCTCCTAGCTTTGTGCTAAACACACAGAAATAGTATCTGCAATTATCTCTTTAAGTACTGTTAAGAAAGCAAACATCTGTATTCCCCCCAATTTCAAATTTTGCTTTGAAAACCTTTTAAAATTAAGATGTTCAGTTTTTGCTGACGAAAGCTGATTAAAGCTGATGCCTCTGTTTGAT
This window contains:
- the cast gene encoding calpastatin isoform X11, translating into MPHKKRGHGHKNTKDEKESQPKEATPKPAAQVSTGRPAQFEKASSGSAMATKPESGTTAPSRFAGGGVTSGGSASIGTAGKESLQTKAEVQVEVPPKAAAGAKQAPAVDPFDALASILPSADAVVRPEPVYTGPEVKEHEAISEKGQKLGERDDTLPPGYRFEDMPPAPADYKPKDIPKPMSTDQALDSLSSGFMSSSVPAAPKKQERKDPTECISAASAGPANFAPAPVKKPQTPAAAPSTDKKMQKGSHDFSLDAGLPSAQAPTVAVCKFPPPDKKPKMEGISRDLSSPQSTPMSLDALSALVDTLPADAPKPKLPELRPEDIVSEDKHKKEKGVFVGEKDSSIHPDYRFNKEELEKLPAPKPEPSMNTFEALDILSGDFVDTSTAPAVKAPPTQKASAAAVSVSPADKKAKTEVVADDFSLDAGLTASTAMKVESSAVPPKAVCPPAPTDKKLAGKTAAQKDATDGKLKTDKTAPMPMDALSALVDTLPADAPKPKLPELRPEDIVSEDKHKKEKGVLVGERDDTIHPDYRFNKDELEKLPAPKSEPTMGTGDALDILSGDFVTCSAAPAVQRPMDDIAGPAACYAAEPAPMAPPVGPFQIKVEDMSALDVLSGDFVAPTKASGVQAPVLQSAKKPERTVCPMIPPIGAVLPGQPGQAKPKTEGADPMSLDALSALVDTLPADAPKPKLPELRPEDIVSEDKHKKEKGVFVGEKDSSIHPDYRFNKEELEKLPAPKLEPTMGTGDALDILSGDFVTCSAAPAIQAPLVTPSAPPAQPSADFALDALAGDFVTPSAAKAVKSAAPVPTEADPQLLAGADNALDALSNTLKDIKPTPQPAPVPVKDMVKEKKAVEEKLIKMGERDDTLPPEYRLTEEELKKMAEEKAKADAAPKEKPMDDLTALDLLSSDFSLTPQPNVPVVCYAAETKKMEPPVLDLEPLKPMPGPVLDSMASTLLPDDPVFKSKTDKPKGKSKSKSRSKKQRAEDPSASDQLPAQPSSDVVAPSSKKGGKR
- the cast gene encoding calpastatin isoform X13; translation: MPHKKRGHGHKNTKDEKESQPKEATPKPAAQVSTGRPAQFEKASSGSAMATKPESGTTAPSRFAGGGVTSGGSASIGTAGKESLQTKAEVQVEVPPKAAAGAKQAPAVDPFDALASILPSADAVVRPEPVYTGPEVKEHEAISEKGQKLGERDDTLPPGYRFEDMPPAPADYKPKDIPKPMSTDQALDSLSSGFMSSSVPAAPKKQERKDPTECISAASAGPANFAPAPVKKPQTPAAAPSTDKKMQKGSHDFSLDAGLPSAQAPTVAVCKFPPPDKKPKMEGISRDLSSPQSTPMSLDALSALVDTLPADAPKPKLPELRPEDIVSEDKHKKEKGVFVGEKDSSIHPDYRFNKEELEKLPAPKPEPSMNTFEALDILSGDFVDTSTAPAVKAPPTQKASAAAVSVSPADKKAKTEVVADDFSLDAGLTASTAMKVESSAVPPKAVCPPAPTDKKLAGKTAAQKDATDGKLKTDKTAPMPMDALSALVDTLPADAPKPKLPELRPEDIVSEDKHKKEKGVLVGERDDTIHPDYRFNKDELEKLPAPKSEPTMGTGDALDILSGDFVTCSAAPAVQRPMDDIAGPAACYAAEPAPMAPPVGPFQIKVEDMSALDVLSGDFVAPTKASGVQAPVLQSAKKPERTVCPMIPPIGAVLPGQPGQAKPKTEGADPMSLDALSALVDTLPADAPKPKLPELRPEDIVSEDKHKKEKGVFVGEKDSSIHPDYRFNKEELEKLPAPKLEPTMGTGDALDILSGDFVTCSAAPAIQAPLVTPSAPPAQPSADFALDALAGDFVTPSAAKAVKSAAPVPTEADPQLLAGADNALDALSNTLKDIKPTPQPAPVPVKDMVKEKKAVEEKLIKMGERDDTLPPEYRLTEEELKKMAEEKAKADAAPKEKPMDDLTALDLLSSDFSLTPQPNVPVVCYAAETKKMEPPVLDLEPLKPMPGPVLDSMASTLLPDDPVFKSKTDKPKKQRAEDPSASDQLPAQPSSDVVAPSSKKGGKR
- the cast gene encoding calpastatin isoform X21, whose protein sequence is MPHKKRGHGHKNTKDEKESQPKEATPKPAAQVSTGRPAQFEVQVEVPPKAAAGAKQAPAVDPFDALASILPSADAVVRPEPVYTGPEVKEHEAISEKGQKLGERDDTLPPGYRFEDMPPAPADYKPKDIPKPMSTDQALDSLSSGFMSSSVPAAPKKQERKDPTECISAASAGPANFAPAPVKKPQTPAAAPSTDKKMQKGSHDFSLDAGLPSAQAPTVAVCKFPPPDKKPKMEGISRDLSSPQSTPMSLDALSALVDTLPADAPKPKLPELRPEDIVSEDKHKKEKGVFVGEKDSSIHPDYRFNKEELEKLPAPKPEPSMNTFEALDILSGDFVDTSTAPAVKAPPTQKASAAAVSVSPADKKAKTEVVADDFSLDAGLTASTAMKVESSAVPPKAVCPPAPTDKKLAGKTAAQKDATDGKLKTDKTAPMPMDALSALVDTLPADAPKPKLPELRPEDIVSEDKHKKEKGVLVGERDDTIHPDYRFNKDELEKLPAPKSEPTMGTGDALDILSGDFVTCSAAPAVQRPMDDIAGPAACYAAEPAPMAPPVGPFQIKVEDMSALDVLSGDFVAPTKASGVQAPVLQSAKKPERTVCPMIPPIGAVLPGQPGQAKPKTEGADPMSLDALSALVDTLPADAPKPKLPELRPEDIVSEDKHKKEKGVFVGEKDSSIHPDYRFNKEELEKLPAPKLEPTMGTGDALDILSGDFVTCSAAPAIQAPLVTPSAPPAQPSADFALDALAGDFVTPSAAKAVKSAAPVPTEADPQLLAGADNALDALSNTLKDIKPTPQPAPVPVKDMVKEKKAVEEKLIKMGERDDTLPPEYRLTEEELKKMAEEKAKADAAPKEKPMDDLTALDLLSSDFSLTPQPNVPVVCYAAETKKMEPPVLDLEPLKPMPGPVLDSMASTLLPDDPVFKSKTDKPKGKSKSKSRSKKQRAEDPSASDQLPAQPSSDVVAPSSKKGGKR
- the cast gene encoding calpastatin isoform X19, giving the protein MGQILTWIRGPRDGPALQDVSVEEQSQPKEATPKPAAQVSTGRPAQFEVQVEVPPKAAAGAKQAPAVDPFDALASILPSADAVVRPEPVYTGPEVKEHEAISEKGQKLGERDDTLPPGYRFEDMPPAPADYKPKDIPKPMSTDQALDSLSSGFMSSSVPAAPKKQERKDPTECISAASAGPANFAPAPVKKPQTPAAAPSTDKKMQKGSHDFSLDAGLPSAQAPTVAVCKFPPPDKKPKMEGISRDLSSPQSTPMSLDALSALVDTLPADAPKPKLPELRPEDIVSEDKHKKEKGVFVGEKDSSIHPDYRFNKEELEKLPAPKPEPSMNTFEALDILSGDFVDTSTAPAVKAPPTQKASAAAVSVSPADKKAKTEVVADDFSLDAGLTASTAMKVESSAVPPKAVCPPAPTDKKLAGKTAAQKDATDGKLKTDKTAPMPMDALSALVDTLPADAPKPKLPELRPEDIVSEDKHKKEKGVLVGERDDTIHPDYRFNKDELEKLPAPKSEPTMGTGDALDILSGDFVTCSAAPAVQRPMDDIAGPAACYAAEPAPMAPPVGPFQIKVEDMSALDVLSGDFVAPTKASGVQAPVLQSAKKPERTVCPMIPPIGAVLPGQPGQAKPKTEGADPMSLDALSALVDTLPADAPKPKLPELRPEDIVSEDKHKKEKGVFVGEKDSSIHPDYRFNKEELEKLPAPKLEPTMGTGDALDILSGDFVTCSAAPAIQAPLVTPSAPPAQPSADFALDALAGDFVTPSAAKAVKSAAPVPTEADPQLLAGADNALDALSNTLKDIKPTPQPAPVPVKDMVKEKKAVEEKLIKMGERDDTLPPEYRLTEEELKKMAEEKAKADAAPKEKPMDDLTALDLLSSDFSLTPQPNVPVVCYAAETKKMEPPVLDLEPLKPMPGPVLDSMASTLLPDDPVFKSKTDKPKGKSKSKSRSKKQRAEDPSASDQLPAQPSSDVVAPSSKKGGKR
- the cast gene encoding calpastatin isoform X15, translated to MSQPKEATPKPAAQVSTGRPAQFEKASSGSAMATKPESGTTAPSRFAGGGVTSGGSASIGTAGKESLQTKAEVQVEVPPKAAAGAKQAPAVDPFDALASILPSADAVVRPEPVYTGPEVKEHEAISEKGQKLGERDDTLPPGYRFEDMPPAPADYKPKDIPKPMSTDQALDSLSSGFMSSSVPAAPKKQERKDPTECISAASAGPANFAPAPVKKPQTPAAAPSTDKKMQKGSHDFSLDAGLPSAQAPTVAVCKFPPPDKKPKMEGISRDLSSPQSTPMSLDALSALVDTLPADAPKPKLPELRPEDIVSEDKHKKEKGVFVGEKDSSIHPDYRFNKEELEKLPAPKPEPSMNTFEALDILSGDFVDTSTAPAVKAPPTQKASAAAVSVSPADKKAKTEVVADDFSLDAGLTASTAMKVESSAVPPKAVCPPAPTDKKLAGKTAAQKDATDGKLKTDKTAPMPMDALSALVDTLPADAPKPKLPELRPEDIVSEDKHKKEKGVLVGERDDTIHPDYRFNKDELEKLPAPKSEPTMGTGDALDILSGDFVTCSAAPAVQRPMDDIAGPAACYAAEPAPMAPPVGPFQIKVEDMSALDVLSGDFVAPTKASGVQAPVLQSAKKPERTVCPMIPPIGAVLPGQPGQAKPKTEGADPMSLDALSALVDTLPADAPKPKLPELRPEDIVSEDKHKKEKGVFVGEKDSSIHPDYRFNKEELEKLPAPKLEPTMGTGDALDILSGDFVTCSAAPAIQAPLVTPSAPPAQPSADFALDALAGDFVTPSAAKAVKSAAPVPTEADPQLLAGADNALDALSNTLKDIKPTPQPAPVPVKDMVKEKKAVEEKLIKMGERDDTLPPEYRLTEEELKKMAEEKAKADAAPKEKPMDDLTALDLLSSDFSLTPQPNVPVVCYAAETKKMEPPVLDLEPLKPMPGPVLDSMASTLLPDDPVFKSKTDKPKGKSKSKSRSKKQRAEDPSASDQLPAQPSSDVVAPSSKKGGKR
- the cast gene encoding calpastatin isoform X27 → MSQPKEATPKPAAQVSTGRPAQFEVQVEVPPKAAAGAKQPPAPADYKPKDIPKPMSTDQALDSLSSGFMSSSVPAAPKKQERKDPTECISAASAGPANFAPAPVKKPQTPAAAPSTDKKMQKGSHDFSLDAGLPSAQAPTVAVCKFPPPDKKPKMEGISRDLSSPQSTPMSLDALSALVDTLPADAPKPKLPELRPEDIVSEDKHKKEKGVFVGEKDSSIHPDYRFNKEELEKLPAPKPEPSMNTFEALDILSGDFVDTSTAPAVKAPPTQKASAAAVSVSPADKKAKTEVVADDFSLDAGLTASTAMKVESSAVPPKAVCPPAPTDKKLAGKTAAQKDATDGKLKTDKTAPMPMDALSALVDTLPADAPKPKLPELRPEDIVSEDKHKKEKGVLVGERDDTIHPDYRFNKDELEKLPAPKSEPTMGTGDALDILSGDFVTCSAAPAVQRPMDDIAGPAACYAAEPAPMAPPVGPFQIKVEDMSALDVLSGDFVAPTKASGVQAPVLQSAKKPERTVCPMIPPIGAVLPGQPGQAKPKTEGADPMSLDALSALVDTLPADAPKPKLPELRPEDIVSEDKHKKEKGVFVGEKDSSIHPDYRFNKEELEKLPAPKLEPTMGTGDALDILSGDFVTCSAAPAIQAPLVTPSAPPAQPSADFALDALAGDFVTPSAAKAVKSAAPVPTEADPQLLAGADNALDALSNTLKDIKPTPQPAPVPVKDMVKEKKAVEEKLIKMGERDDTLPPEYRLTEEELKKMAEEKAKADAAPKEKPMDDLTALDLLSSDFSLTPQPNVPVVCYAAETKKMEPPVLDLEPLKPMPGPVLDSMASTLLPDDPVFKSKTDKPKGKSKSKSRSKKQRAEDPSASDQLPAQPSSDVVAPSSKKGGKR
- the cast gene encoding calpastatin isoform X16 — its product is MSQPKEATPKPAAQVSTGRPAQFEKASSGSAMATKPESGTTAPSRFAGGGVTSGGSASIGTAGKESLQTKAEVQVEVPPKAAAGAKQAPAVDPFDALASILPSADAVVRPEPVYTGPEVKEHEAISEKGQKLGERDDTLPPGYRFEDMPPAPADYKPKDIPKPMSTDQALDSLSSGFMSSSVPAAPKKQERKDPTECISAASAGPANFAPAPVKKPQTPAAAPSTDKKMQKGSHDFSLDAGLPSAQAPTVAVCKFPPPDKKPKMEGISRDLSSPQSTPMSLDALSALVDTLPADAPKPKLPELRPEDIVSEDKHKKEKGVFVGEKDSSIHPDYRFNKEELEKLPAPKPEPSMNTFEALDILSGDFVDTSTAPAVKAPPTQKASAAAVSVSPADKKAKTEVVADDFSLDAGLTASTAMKVESSAVPPKAVCPPAPTDKKLAGKTAAQKDATDGKLKTDKTAPMPMDALSALVDTLPADAPKPKLPELRPEDIVSEDKHKKEKGVLVGERDDTIHPDYRFNKDELEKLPAPKSEPTMGTGDALDILSGDFVTCSAAPAVQRPMDDIAGPAACYAAEPAPMAPPVGPFQIKVEDMSALDVLSGDFVAPTKASGVQAPVLQSAKKPERTVCPMIPPIGAVLPGQPGQAKPKTEGADPMSLDALSALVDTLPADAPKPKLPELRPEDIVSEDKHKKEKGVFVGEKDSSIHPDYRFNKEELEKLPAPKLEPTMGTGDALDILSGDFVTCSAAPAIQAPLVTPSAPPAQPSADFALDALAGDFVTPSAAKAVKSAAPVPTEADPQLLAGADNALDALSNTLKDIKPTPQPAPVPVKDMVKEKKAVEEKLIKMGERDDTLPPEYRLTEEELKKMAEEKAKADAAPKEKPMDDLTALDLLSSDFSLTPQPNVPVVCYAAETKKMEPPVLDLEPLKPMPGPVLDSMASTLLPDDPVFKSKTDKPKKQRAEDPSASDQLPAQPSSDVVAPSSKKGGKR